A genomic window from Pygocentrus nattereri isolate fPygNat1 chromosome 22, fPygNat1.pri, whole genome shotgun sequence includes:
- the bdh2 gene encoding 3-hydroxybutyrate dehydrogenase type 2: MGRLDGKVIVLSAAAQGIGKAAAIAFAKEGAQVTATDINAEKLKELDGTPGIKTKVLDVTKKDHVEALAEEFDHVDVLFNVAGFVHHGTILDCGEKDWDFTMNLNVRSMYLMLKAFLPKMLAQKSGSIINMSSVASSIKGVANRCVYSTSKAAVIGLTKSVAADFLEQGIRCNCICPGTVDTPSLRERIEARPDPEQAFKDFMARQRTGRMCTAEEVAHLCVYLASDESAYVTGTEHIIDGGWSL, translated from the exons ATGGGCAGATTGGACGGCAAAGTTATCGTCTTGTCTGCAGCTGCCCAAGGAATCGGGAAAGCTGCTGCTATA GCATTTGCTAAGGAAGGAGCTCAGGTCACGGCTACGGACATCAATGCAGAGAAACTGAAAGAACTGGATGGCACTCCAG ggATTAAGACCAAAGTGCTTGATGTGACCAAAAAGGACCACGTGGAGGCACTGGCTGAAGAGTTTGACCACGTTGATGTGCTTTTCAATGTGGCAGG ATTCGTTCATCACGGCACTATCCTGGACTGCGGGGAGAAGGACTGGGACTTCACCATGAACCTTAATGTCCGCAGCATGTACCTGATGCTCAAGGCCTTTCTGCCCAAG ATGCTGGCCCAGAAGTCTGGGAGCATCATTAATATGTCATCTGTGGCATCTAGCATCAAAG GTGTCGCGAACAGATGTGTGTACAGCACGTCTAAAGCTGCTGTCATTGGGTTAACCAAGTCAGTAGCTGCTGATTTCCTCGAGCAAGGTATCCGCTGCAACTGCATCTGCCCTG GTACTGTAGACACTCCATCACTAAGGGAAAGAATCGAGGCTAGGCCTGATCCAGAGCAG GCATTTAAGGACTTCATGGCCAGGCAGAGGACAGGCAGGATGTGCACCGCAGAAGAAGTGGCTCATCTGTGTGTTTACCTGGCTTCAGACGAA TCTGCCTATGTGACTGGAACTGAGCACATCATCGATGGAGGATGGAGCCTCTGA